The SAR324 cluster bacterium genome includes a window with the following:
- a CDS encoding tetratricopeptide repeat protein yields MKKTKKQRKEFVQKKCRPDQEPHFRQLFQKDLEAGNVKQAYQNLEFIRLCNPKADLRKEKREVLILDGTQKMEHHLYGDAIDIFKKLKQEYPEFQEVSYWLADCYVLKNNLKEALLILEPVFADRKLPPQQNFNVLKIMLLQERHEAVRKLILEEPELLTEDDLAWTQGVIALKDQRYAEAVSCFQRMESLATSEAQKQKALAWIVYSSLEQAPLEEPQQLALLKKGTVRSWLFLHLSHQRNEPADPVETKDLLRDVVYSGPEIKELEKYYQKHGPHQTAHLIEDQPTSRYANVSGFNEFKKVLYRMAATEATHQKDFECAEELWNTALELAPEDWNLHRNVISLTTPLRYKSYPKWVNQTLQVLAQDAKQQPEAWPQDQLEFTRSEIAGYLGLYYLLTDSVSKARKELKKAEAHAGDALHVIALKAKFALYDKDYPEAERLMAPNVENKEAGHMFYEDLKEVYEKTNQLDKLLKLRQKFGAVMGDILQTPFQIQTKLYFGLSTSNWDYIELQLDDLTEEQNFLLEAARLLNDSMDYDENDENQTSLTVDTLRKFISGLSDEKQQIECLKYFTIGLKLLKQTPQNKKLVKFVWDQLKVQAKQQFQAKLAIVQIHGVHKEKKLLEQVQELLSQSDDQTQTLIDLQSFWLIFERGFVLDEFLRDALKKDPENPGLLWACSTAFEQFQSTTPYRERALELARRLQDQKTIELIHREEDLSKLEDDYRDFEEYFDEDDYDDDEDDDDDDDFDEDDYEMSYEDELSAKNFSKLLSNLYGGELPSLENLLLEATENHEVTHDDQFMTAFMACILINPEEALKTVRKLKAPRQLIRMIERLIADKKAGL; encoded by the coding sequence ATGAAAAAGACTAAAAAACAACGTAAGGAATTTGTCCAGAAAAAGTGCAGACCAGACCAGGAACCTCATTTTCGTCAGTTGTTTCAAAAGGACTTGGAAGCCGGAAATGTAAAACAGGCATATCAGAACCTGGAATTTATCCGGTTGTGTAATCCCAAGGCTGATTTAAGGAAGGAAAAGCGGGAAGTTCTGATTCTGGACGGAACACAAAAAATGGAGCATCACCTGTATGGGGATGCCATCGACATCTTCAAAAAATTAAAGCAGGAATACCCCGAATTTCAGGAAGTATCTTACTGGTTGGCTGACTGTTATGTCCTGAAAAATAATCTGAAAGAAGCCTTATTGATTCTGGAACCGGTTTTTGCCGATAGAAAATTGCCGCCTCAACAGAATTTCAACGTTTTGAAAATCATGCTGTTGCAGGAACGGCATGAAGCCGTCCGGAAATTGATTCTTGAGGAACCGGAATTATTGACTGAGGATGACCTGGCATGGACTCAGGGCGTGATCGCGTTGAAGGATCAACGCTATGCGGAAGCCGTTTCCTGTTTTCAGCGTATGGAAAGTTTGGCAACCTCTGAAGCACAAAAACAGAAAGCCTTGGCCTGGATTGTTTACAGCAGTCTGGAACAGGCGCCCCTGGAAGAGCCTCAGCAACTGGCTTTGTTAAAAAAAGGCACGGTCAGAAGCTGGTTGTTTTTGCATCTGTCGCATCAACGGAATGAACCTGCTGATCCTGTAGAGACCAAAGATCTTTTGCGTGATGTGGTATATTCCGGACCGGAAATAAAGGAACTCGAAAAATATTACCAGAAGCATGGTCCGCACCAGACGGCTCATTTGATAGAGGATCAACCAACATCCCGTTATGCGAACGTTTCAGGATTTAATGAATTTAAAAAAGTATTATATCGAATGGCCGCGACAGAGGCCACCCATCAAAAGGATTTCGAGTGTGCTGAAGAATTATGGAATACCGCTCTGGAATTGGCTCCGGAGGACTGGAACCTTCACAGGAATGTCATCAGTTTAACGACACCGCTTCGATATAAATCCTATCCCAAATGGGTCAATCAGACATTACAGGTGCTGGCACAGGACGCAAAACAACAACCTGAAGCATGGCCACAGGATCAGTTGGAGTTTACCCGGAGTGAAATTGCGGGATATCTGGGGTTGTATTATTTATTGACTGACTCTGTTTCAAAAGCCAGGAAAGAGTTAAAAAAAGCCGAGGCACATGCCGGAGACGCTTTGCATGTGATCGCATTGAAAGCCAAATTTGCGTTGTATGATAAAGATTATCCGGAAGCAGAAAGGCTTATGGCGCCGAATGTTGAGAATAAAGAAGCGGGGCATATGTTTTATGAGGATCTGAAAGAGGTCTATGAGAAGACAAATCAATTGGATAAGCTTCTGAAACTACGGCAAAAATTTGGTGCTGTAATGGGGGATATCCTGCAGACTCCATTTCAGATTCAGACCAAACTCTATTTTGGACTTTCAACCAGCAATTGGGATTATATCGAATTGCAACTGGATGATCTGACAGAAGAACAGAACTTTCTGCTTGAGGCGGCAAGACTGCTCAACGACTCGATGGATTATGATGAGAATGATGAGAATCAAACTTCGTTAACGGTGGACACACTTCGGAAGTTTATTTCCGGTCTTTCTGATGAAAAACAGCAAATTGAATGTCTGAAATATTTTACAATCGGATTGAAACTGTTGAAACAGACACCGCAAAATAAAAAACTGGTTAAATTTGTTTGGGATCAACTCAAGGTGCAGGCCAAACAACAATTTCAGGCAAAACTGGCGATAGTACAAATCCATGGCGTTCATAAGGAAAAGAAATTGCTGGAACAAGTCCAGGAATTATTGTCACAAAGTGATGATCAAACCCAGACACTGATTGATCTGCAAAGTTTCTGGCTGATTTTTGAGAGGGGTTTTGTGTTGGATGAATTTTTGCGTGACGCATTAAAAAAAGATCCGGAAAATCCTGGACTCCTCTGGGCTTGTTCGACCGCTTTTGAACAATTTCAGAGTACAACACCATATCGTGAACGTGCTTTGGAATTGGCACGCAGGCTTCAGGATCAGAAAACGATTGAACTCATTCACCGCGAGGAGGATTTGTCGAAACTTGAGGATGATTATCGCGATTTCGAGGAATACTTCGATGAAGATGATTATGATGACGATGAGGACGACGATGACGACGATGATTTCGATGAGGACGATTATGAAATGTCCTATGAGGATGAATTATCCGCAAAAAATTTCAGTAAATTGCTCAGCAATCTGTATGGTGGCGAGTTACCTTCTTTGGAAAATCTGCTTTTGGAAGCCACAGAAAATCATGAGGTCACTCATGATGATCAATTTATGACAGCGTTTATGGCCTGCATCCTGATAAACCCTGAGGAAGCGTTGAAGACCGTGCGCAAATTGAAAGCCCCTCGCCAATTGATCCGGATGATAGAAAGATTAATTGCGGATAAAAAAGCCGGACTTTGA
- the pepN gene encoding aminopeptidase N: MTSASPKTFLLKDYAPPAWLVDTIDLVFDLREDATLVTSTMKMNRNPETRSTSRALVLDGRQMELVSLRLNELELPPEAYVVDEETMTIATVPDSFVLTIQSRIHPEINHSLEGLYQSNSMFCTQCEAEGFRRITWFPDRPDVMALFSTTIEADAQKYPVLLSNGNCVNHENLPDNRHRVTWNDPFRKPCYLFALVAGDLGCVKDRFVTRSGREVALEIYVEQENLDQCDHAMRSLKQAMKWDEDTFGLEYDLDSYMIVAVSHFNMGAMENKGLNVFNCKYVLAKPETATDEDYIAIQSVIGHEYFHNWTGNRVTCRDWFQLSLKEGLTVFRDQEFTLAMTGSAVKRIQDVNLLRNHQFREDSGPMAHPVRPESYMEINNFYTVTVYNKGAEVIRMMSNMLGREGFRKGMDLYFQRHDGQAVTTDDFVKAMEDANQLRLDQFRLWYSRAGTPRITAKGQYNAKRQTYVLNVTQYCPPTPGQSNKPPMHIPMTTALLDSTGKEIPLILEHESAGDGATTRTLHLTQAKETFCFRQVPSQPVPSLFRGFSAPVRLLDDYSDQDLEFLIQHEQDGFNRWEACQQWMIRHILKLVDKVQHGIALNLDPSFAENIRKLLNSATERSLLSQMLTLPSETYLGDQMLVPDIPAVHQVRLFLGKTVAEALEQDWLRAYESHADTGAYSLDQQAMSRREFRNLCLSWLGRIETQKIRDLALIQYRNSRGMTDRLAALKTLNHIDCVERDTALKHFYETYRHDSLVIDKWLAVQALSDLSSTPMDVRKLLEHPSFEWTNPNKVRALIGTFCNLNPFHFHVETGKSYEFLGDAILKIEEFNPQIASRMVTPLTQWRRHEPVRQQLMKEQLERILKKQPLSPDVYETVSKSLG; encoded by the coding sequence ATGACTTCAGCATCTCCCAAAACTTTTCTTCTCAAGGATTACGCCCCGCCCGCCTGGCTCGTGGATACCATTGATCTGGTGTTTGATTTACGGGAAGACGCCACCCTTGTTACCTCAACCATGAAGATGAACCGTAATCCTGAAACCCGCTCAACTTCACGAGCCCTGGTTCTCGATGGCCGACAGATGGAACTGGTCTCGCTCAGGCTGAATGAACTGGAACTTCCCCCTGAGGCCTATGTGGTGGATGAGGAAACCATGACCATTGCCACCGTTCCAGATTCCTTTGTACTGACCATCCAGAGCCGGATCCATCCGGAAATCAATCATTCGCTGGAAGGCTTGTATCAATCCAATTCCATGTTCTGTACCCAATGCGAAGCCGAAGGTTTCCGGCGAATTACCTGGTTCCCTGATCGTCCGGATGTGATGGCGTTGTTTTCCACAACCATCGAGGCTGACGCGCAAAAATATCCTGTTCTGCTGTCAAACGGAAATTGTGTGAACCATGAGAATCTGCCTGATAACCGGCATCGTGTGACCTGGAACGATCCGTTCCGCAAACCTTGCTATCTGTTCGCGCTGGTCGCCGGAGATCTGGGATGTGTCAAGGACCGGTTTGTCACCCGTTCAGGCCGGGAAGTCGCCCTGGAAATTTATGTGGAACAGGAAAATCTGGATCAGTGTGACCATGCGATGCGATCCTTGAAACAAGCCATGAAATGGGATGAAGACACCTTTGGTCTGGAATATGATCTGGATAGTTACATGATTGTCGCCGTGAGCCATTTCAATATGGGCGCCATGGAAAACAAGGGACTGAACGTGTTCAACTGCAAATATGTGCTGGCAAAACCCGAAACTGCCACCGATGAGGATTATATCGCCATCCAGTCTGTCATCGGCCATGAATATTTTCATAACTGGACCGGCAACCGTGTGACCTGCCGGGACTGGTTTCAGCTCAGTCTGAAGGAAGGCCTCACCGTGTTCCGTGATCAGGAATTCACACTGGCGATGACAGGTTCCGCGGTCAAACGGATTCAGGATGTCAATCTTCTGCGAAATCATCAGTTCAGGGAAGATTCCGGTCCGATGGCGCATCCAGTTCGTCCGGAATCATACATGGAAATCAACAATTTCTACACTGTCACCGTGTATAACAAAGGTGCGGAAGTGATCCGCATGATGTCCAACATGCTCGGCAGGGAGGGCTTCCGCAAGGGCATGGATCTATACTTCCAACGGCATGACGGCCAGGCTGTGACAACCGATGATTTTGTAAAAGCGATGGAAGACGCCAATCAGCTCCGGCTGGATCAGTTCCGCTTATGGTACAGTCGGGCGGGAACCCCCCGAATCACCGCAAAAGGGCAATACAACGCGAAACGGCAGACCTATGTTTTGAACGTCACTCAGTATTGTCCACCGACACCGGGACAAAGCAACAAACCGCCCATGCATATTCCCATGACCACAGCCCTGCTTGATTCCACCGGCAAGGAAATTCCGCTGATACTGGAACATGAATCCGCCGGGGATGGCGCAACCACCCGGACCCTGCATCTGACTCAGGCCAAGGAAACTTTTTGTTTCAGGCAGGTTCCGTCACAGCCTGTTCCCTCATTGTTTCGAGGCTTTTCCGCTCCAGTCAGACTGCTTGATGATTATTCTGATCAGGATCTTGAATTTCTGATTCAGCACGAACAGGACGGCTTCAACCGTTGGGAAGCCTGCCAGCAATGGATGATCAGGCACATTCTGAAACTGGTGGACAAGGTTCAGCATGGTATCGCGTTGAACCTGGACCCGTCATTTGCTGAAAACATCCGGAAACTGTTGAATTCCGCTACAGAAAGGTCGTTGTTGTCACAAATGCTTACCCTGCCGTCTGAAACCTATCTTGGCGATCAGATGCTGGTTCCTGATATTCCAGCCGTCCATCAAGTACGACTGTTTCTGGGGAAAACTGTTGCGGAAGCCCTGGAACAGGATTGGTTGCGAGCGTATGAATCCCATGCGGACACCGGAGCTTATTCACTCGATCAGCAGGCCATGAGCCGTCGTGAATTCAGAAACCTGTGTCTGTCCTGGCTCGGTCGGATCGAAACACAAAAAATCCGCGATCTGGCATTGATTCAATACAGGAACAGCCGGGGGATGACCGATCGACTTGCCGCGCTGAAAACGCTCAACCACATTGATTGTGTAGAGCGAGACACGGCCTTGAAACATTTTTATGAGACCTACCGGCATGACAGTCTGGTGATTGACAAATGGCTGGCCGTTCAAGCCCTGTCGGATCTGTCGTCAACGCCGATGGACGTGAGAAAACTTTTGGAACATCCCTCTTTTGAATGGACCAATCCCAACAAAGTCCGGGCGTTGATCGGAACGTTCTGCAACCTCAACCCCTTTCATTTTCATGTGGAAACCGGAAAATCATATGAATTTCTGGGGGACGCGATCCTGAAAATCGAGGAATTCAATCCGCAAATCGCGTCACGCATGGTGACTCCGCTGACCCAATGGCGTCGTCATGAACCGGTTCGTCAGCAATTGATGAAGGAGCAACTGGAGCGCATTCTGAAAAAGCAACCGCTGTCACCGGATGTGTATGAAACCGTCTCAAAATCGTTGGGATAA